Proteins found in one Solitalea lacus genomic segment:
- the ftsH gene encoding ATP-dependent zinc metalloprotease FtsH, translating into MRDNNSEPKNSRDKMPKKILPKPPKFSGLWIYGTILALIIGFNLFYSGSSPVKITYEDFETKMLKAHDVQNVAVYKNGEAYDFYVYIKEDRLKSEKYKEVSGKGTFGSNTGPHYVFTSFDYKAIRDKITLVEKGWPASDQVKIEDKQKQENYFLTFLVQWILPIALVAIFWIFIMRRMTGGGGGPGGQIFNIGKSKATLFDKESQVNITFNDVAGLEEAKLEVMEVVDFLKYPKKYTSLGGKIPKGVLLVGPPGTGKTLLAKAVAGEAQVPFFSLSGSDFVEMFVGVGASRVRDLFRQARDKAPCIIFIDEIDAIGRARGKNQIMGGNDERENTLNALLVEMDGFATDSGVIIMAATNRPDVLDSALLRPGRFDRQISIDKPDLNGREEIFKVHLKPLKLAPDVDPKKLSAQTPGFAGAEIMNVCNEAALIAARRNKKEIDMKDFQDAIDRVIGGLEKKNKIISPEEKRIVAYHEAGHAIAGWFLEHADPLVKVSIVPRGVAALGYAQYLPKEQYLYTTEQLVDGMCMTMGGRVAEDIIFGKISTGAQNDLERITKLSYAMVTIYGMNDKVGNVSFNDQQGEYGAFTKPYSEKTSELIDHEVRTLINDIYTRTKDLLLEKRKGLEALAQKLLEKEILFQSDLEEILGKRPFDTRTTYDEFVNSGNNGAEHPLAEGNQNLPIEVANAEDSASN; encoded by the coding sequence ATGAGAGATAACAATTCCGAACCTAAAAACTCAAGGGATAAAATGCCTAAGAAGATACTTCCAAAGCCTCCTAAATTTAGCGGACTTTGGATTTACGGAACTATATTGGCTTTAATCATAGGGTTTAATTTATTTTATTCAGGTTCATCGCCTGTAAAAATTACCTATGAGGATTTTGAAACCAAAATGCTTAAAGCTCATGATGTTCAAAATGTCGCCGTTTACAAAAACGGAGAGGCTTATGATTTTTATGTTTATATCAAAGAAGATCGTTTAAAATCTGAGAAATATAAAGAAGTTAGTGGTAAAGGTACATTCGGTTCAAATACTGGGCCTCATTATGTGTTCACCAGCTTTGATTATAAAGCAATCAGAGATAAGATTACCTTGGTTGAGAAAGGGTGGCCAGCCAGCGATCAAGTAAAAATTGAAGATAAGCAAAAGCAGGAGAACTATTTTCTTACTTTTCTTGTACAATGGATTTTACCAATTGCTTTAGTAGCAATCTTCTGGATTTTCATTATGCGTCGTATGACTGGAGGTGGAGGTGGTCCAGGTGGACAGATCTTTAATATTGGTAAATCTAAGGCTACATTATTTGATAAAGAATCACAGGTTAATATCACCTTTAACGATGTTGCCGGGTTAGAAGAAGCCAAATTAGAAGTAATGGAAGTTGTTGACTTCCTGAAATATCCTAAAAAATATACAAGCCTGGGTGGTAAAATTCCTAAGGGCGTGCTATTGGTTGGTCCTCCTGGAACAGGTAAGACATTGTTAGCCAAAGCAGTTGCCGGTGAAGCCCAAGTTCCGTTCTTCTCCCTTTCTGGTTCTGATTTCGTGGAAATGTTTGTTGGAGTGGGTGCTTCGCGTGTTCGCGACTTATTCCGTCAAGCTCGCGACAAGGCTCCTTGTATTATCTTTATTGATGAGATTGATGCGATCGGTCGTGCTCGTGGAAAAAATCAAATTATGGGCGGGAATGACGAGCGCGAAAATACTCTGAATGCCTTACTGGTTGAGATGGATGGTTTTGCAACTGATTCTGGAGTTATCATTATGGCGGCAACTAACCGTCCGGATGTATTAGATTCAGCTTTGTTACGTCCGGGACGTTTTGATCGTCAAATTTCAATTGACAAACCTGATCTAAATGGTCGTGAGGAGATTTTCAAAGTACACCTTAAACCATTGAAACTTGCTCCTGATGTTGATCCTAAAAAATTGTCGGCTCAAACTCCAGGTTTTGCGGGTGCTGAAATTATGAATGTTTGTAACGAAGCGGCCTTAATTGCCGCTCGTCGGAATAAAAAGGAAATCGATATGAAAGATTTCCAAGATGCAATTGATCGTGTAATTGGTGGTTTGGAGAAAAAGAATAAAATCATCTCACCGGAAGAGAAGAGAATTGTTGCTTACCATGAAGCAGGACATGCTATCGCTGGTTGGTTTCTTGAACATGCCGACCCATTGGTGAAAGTTTCTATCGTTCCGCGTGGTGTTGCAGCCTTGGGCTATGCTCAATATCTGCCAAAAGAGCAGTATTTATACACAACCGAGCAACTTGTTGACGGTATGTGTATGACTATGGGCGGACGAGTAGCTGAAGATATTATTTTTGGTAAAATTTCAACAGGTGCACAAAACGATCTAGAGCGTATTACCAAGCTTTCTTATGCCATGGTTACTATTTATGGCATGAATGATAAAGTTGGCAATGTTTCCTTCAATGATCAGCAAGGTGAATATGGTGCGTTCACTAAACCGTATTCAGAAAAAACTTCGGAGTTGATTGACCACGAAGTACGAACATTGATTAATGACATTTATACACGTACGAAGGATTTATTATTAGAAAAGCGTAAAGGATTAGAGGCGTTGGCTCAAAAATTACTTGAAAAAGAAATTCTATTTCAATCCGATTTAGAAGAGATCTTGGGTAAACGCCCATTTGATACACGCACCACTTACGATGAATTTGTAAACAGCGGAAATAATGGAGCAGAGCATCCTTTAGCAGAAGGAAATCAGAATCTTCCTATTGAAGTTGCTAATGCAGAAGATTCGGCTAGTAATTAA
- a CDS encoding aldose epimerase family protein produces the protein MKIIREIINSTSDQNNLELLSLINKKQTTVKITNLGGIITSILFNDKNGQPVDIVLGFDNINDYCSEEYHSNYPYFGAVIGRYANRIKNGRFQIDGVTYQAAQTNGSDCLHGGVEGFDKKVWEIVEVAEVPVGRVKMKYISPDGEESFPGELTVYLTITLTEDDEIGIEFESTTDKPTAVNLTHHGYFNLNGGEGAIGGHLLKLNSSNYLEQDDNFVTTGNLINVMGTTHDFTKERTIDRDWDPSEGYDQTFVIDKETAGLELAAKARSEKTGIVFEVHTTDPVVHLYCGKYIAPLKGKNNVQYGPFSAFCLETQVHPNAINVPSFPNTILKPGEKAYSKTVYKLSHVN, from the coding sequence ATGAAAATAATTAGAGAGATAATTAACAGCACCAGCGATCAGAATAATTTAGAATTACTTAGTTTAATTAATAAAAAACAAACAACGGTTAAAATAACTAACCTTGGTGGAATTATTACTTCAATTTTATTTAACGATAAGAACGGTCAACCTGTTGATATTGTACTAGGTTTTGATAATATAAACGATTATTGCTCGGAAGAGTACCATAGCAATTACCCATATTTTGGAGCAGTTATTGGACGGTACGCTAATCGTATAAAAAATGGACGTTTTCAAATTGATGGGGTAACGTATCAGGCAGCACAAACCAATGGTAGCGATTGTTTGCATGGAGGAGTTGAGGGATTTGATAAGAAGGTATGGGAAATTGTTGAGGTTGCTGAAGTGCCTGTTGGGCGGGTTAAAATGAAATATATTAGCCCTGATGGAGAGGAAAGTTTTCCAGGAGAACTTACCGTTTATCTTACCATAACTTTAACAGAGGATGATGAGATTGGAATTGAATTTGAATCGACGACAGATAAACCTACTGCTGTAAACCTTACCCATCATGGATATTTCAATTTGAACGGAGGAGAAGGCGCTATTGGCGGGCATTTGCTTAAGTTAAATTCATCTAATTACCTTGAGCAAGATGATAATTTTGTGACTACAGGTAATTTGATTAATGTAATGGGTACAACGCATGATTTTACAAAGGAACGTACGATTGATCGTGATTGGGATCCAAGCGAGGGTTATGATCAAACATTTGTGATTGATAAAGAAACAGCCGGGTTGGAGTTAGCTGCAAAGGCTCGGTCTGAAAAAACAGGTATTGTATTTGAAGTCCATACGACTGATCCTGTGGTACATTTATATTGCGGAAAGTATATTGCTCCATTAAAAGGGAAGAATAATGTGCAATATGGACCGTTTTCAGCCTTTTGCTTAGAAACGCAAGTGCATCCTAATGCGATCAATGTACCGTCGTTCCCAAATACAATTTTAAAACCGGGGGAAAAGGCATACAGTAAAACAGTGTATAAATTAAGTCATGTTAATTAA
- a CDS encoding TIGR03364 family FAD-dependent oxidoreductase, whose protein sequence is MKKVQDAEIAVIGAGIVGLATAYHLAKKGKRVVLFERNEMAVSASCRNFGLVWPIGQKAGINYERAMRSRSIWLELAKKADLQAQPVGSLQLVHHADELAVIEEFASTAQQNGYDCTLFTPSEVLQKSPAVKAEGLKGALFSPVEVMVNPRQAIWELPKYLEQLGVILRFGQAVNQINMPQIETRDEVWNIEKVFVCSGADFETLYPEVFADSNITKCKLQMLRTVGQPDNWKLGPALCAGLTLAHYASFSHCKTLEVLKKRFESEMAEYVKWGIHVLVSQNGEGELTLGDSHEYGLSFDPFDKTFINQLILEYLNSFAHFPKLQIAQSWHGIYPKLKNGNTELIVEPEKDVMIINGMGGAGMTLSFGMTHDIIEKFYGSVAIA, encoded by the coding sequence ATGAAAAAAGTACAGGATGCAGAAATTGCAGTAATTGGTGCCGGAATTGTTGGTTTAGCAACAGCCTACCACTTAGCAAAAAAAGGGAAGCGGGTAGTTTTATTTGAACGCAATGAAATGGCTGTAAGTGCCAGTTGCCGTAATTTTGGTTTAGTTTGGCCTATAGGACAAAAAGCAGGAATTAATTATGAACGTGCGATGCGCAGCCGGAGTATTTGGCTAGAACTTGCTAAAAAGGCAGATCTACAGGCGCAACCGGTTGGTTCACTCCAATTGGTACATCATGCCGATGAGCTCGCAGTAATTGAGGAGTTTGCTTCAACTGCACAGCAAAACGGATACGATTGCACCTTATTTACCCCCAGTGAAGTGTTGCAAAAAAGTCCTGCAGTTAAGGCCGAAGGTTTAAAAGGTGCACTGTTTAGTCCGGTCGAGGTAATGGTGAATCCACGCCAGGCAATTTGGGAGTTACCAAAGTACTTAGAGCAATTGGGTGTAATCCTGCGTTTTGGTCAGGCGGTAAATCAGATCAACATGCCACAAATTGAAACTAGAGATGAAGTTTGGAATATTGAAAAGGTATTTGTTTGTAGTGGCGCTGACTTTGAAACACTTTACCCGGAGGTCTTTGCAGATAGCAACATCACCAAATGCAAACTTCAGATGCTTAGAACTGTAGGGCAACCTGATAATTGGAAACTTGGCCCTGCTCTTTGTGCAGGATTAACATTGGCTCATTACGCCTCGTTCAGTCATTGTAAAACCCTTGAAGTCCTAAAAAAACGTTTTGAATCTGAAATGGCTGAATACGTTAAATGGGGCATTCATGTTTTGGTTTCCCAGAACGGCGAAGGCGAACTAACCCTCGGCGATTCACATGAGTACGGCCTTTCGTTTGATCCGTTTGACAAAACGTTCATCAATCAGCTAATTCTCGAGTACCTCAATTCGTTTGCACATTTTCCTAAGCTTCAAATTGCTCAATCATGGCATGGTATATATCCAAAGCTAAAAAATGGCAACACCGAACTGATAGTTGAGCCAGAAAAGGATGTTATGATTATTAATGGCATGGGTGGAGCCGGAATGACTCTTTCCTTTGGAATGACGCATGATATCATTGAAAAATTTTACGGTTCTGTCGCGATAGCATAA
- a CDS encoding HAD family hydrolase has translation MGIKLVVFDIAGTTLHDESNVAICLQEALAAHEVNVSIEEVNVVMGYAKPFAITELLKLKNDSRCINVTFIDEVHADFVSRMINHYKYNDAIKEKPYATEIFSLLRQNGIKVALDTGFDRQITDVILERMNWKSSTLIDVTLCSDEVRYGRPYPYMIFKAMEATGIASTQEVAKVGDTLSDLEEGANAACRYVIGVTSGAYSADELKEGPYTHLVESLKELETIFSLK, from the coding sequence ATGGGTATAAAATTAGTAGTTTTTGATATTGCTGGCACTACACTGCACGATGAATCAAATGTAGCCATTTGTTTGCAAGAGGCATTGGCTGCTCACGAGGTTAATGTATCAATTGAGGAGGTAAATGTGGTTATGGGTTATGCCAAGCCATTCGCCATTACAGAATTATTAAAGCTAAAAAATGATTCACGTTGTATTAACGTAACTTTTATTGATGAAGTGCATGCCGATTTTGTAAGCCGAATGATAAATCATTATAAGTATAATGATGCAATAAAGGAGAAACCATATGCTACGGAAATTTTTTCTTTACTACGGCAAAATGGAATAAAAGTAGCACTTGACACAGGGTTTGACAGACAGATAACTGACGTGATTTTGGAACGAATGAATTGGAAAAGCTCTACATTAATTGATGTTACCCTGTGCAGTGATGAAGTGCGTTATGGAAGGCCTTATCCATACATGATTTTTAAAGCGATGGAAGCCACCGGCATTGCAAGTACGCAAGAGGTTGCAAAGGTTGGAGATACACTTTCAGATTTAGAGGAAGGTGCTAATGCAGCCTGTCGTTATGTAATTGGAGTTACAAGCGGAGCTTATTCTGCAGATGAACTAAAGGAAGGGCCTTATACCCATTTAGTAGAGTCATTGAAGGAGTTAGAAACCATTTTCAGTTTAAAATGA
- a CDS encoding MGMT family protein: MKDPNFFEKVFDVVRLIPPGKVTSYGAIAKFLGMANSSRMVGWAMHAASNAIPPIPAHRVVNSSGLLTGKIHFGTPTLMEELLSSEGIIVVNDKIQQFKKHFWDPTIELL, translated from the coding sequence ATGAAAGACCCTAATTTTTTTGAGAAAGTATTTGATGTTGTTCGGCTAATACCTCCCGGAAAAGTTACCTCTTATGGAGCAATAGCAAAATTTTTAGGCATGGCAAATTCATCGAGAATGGTAGGCTGGGCAATGCATGCCGCCTCAAATGCAATCCCCCCGATTCCAGCTCACCGGGTAGTAAATAGTTCCGGTCTTTTAACCGGCAAAATACATTTTGGTACCCCAACATTAATGGAAGAACTCCTAAGTAGTGAAGGAATCATAGTAGTGAATGACAAAATCCAACAGTTTAAAAAACATTTTTGGGACCCTACCATAGAGTTATTGTAA
- a CDS encoding carboxymuconolactone decarboxylase family protein, which yields MGKLIEEFNDYRTRMNERVMETANTNIKRFYALDTSSYAEGALNVKTKELLGLVASMVLRCDDCIKYHLGKCKEAGVNHEEMNETFMIAMLVGGSIVIPHYRRAIEFWDELNEQ from the coding sequence ATGGGAAAATTAATTGAAGAATTTAACGACTACCGCACGCGAATGAACGAGCGGGTTATGGAAACCGCAAACACCAATATTAAGCGTTTTTATGCCCTTGATACTTCTTCTTATGCCGAAGGAGCTTTAAATGTTAAAACTAAGGAGTTGCTGGGATTAGTGGCCTCAATGGTATTACGTTGCGACGATTGCATAAAATACCATCTTGGCAAATGTAAAGAAGCAGGTGTTAATCATGAGGAGATGAACGAAACCTTTATGATTGCAATGCTGGTTGGAGGCTCTATAGTTATCCCTCACTACCGTAGAGCTATAGAGTTTTGGGATGAATTGAATGAGCAATAA
- a CDS encoding GNAT family N-acetyltransferase, with product MLIKLRQFELRPWQKDDAVSLAENANNKAIWDNLRDSFPYPYTIKDAEEWIAKNELINPATNMAIVINGAAVGSIGVCLKEDVARINAEIGFWLGEKYWNRSIMTDAVTAFIDYVFDNFDIVRIYAEVFEYNQASISVLKKAGFIEEAILRFSIIKNDEIMDAYVLSILKD from the coding sequence ATGTTAATTAAGCTTAGGCAATTTGAGTTAAGACCATGGCAAAAAGACGATGCCGTTTCGCTGGCTGAGAATGCCAATAATAAAGCGATTTGGGATAACTTGCGGGACTCTTTTCCTTATCCTTATACTATTAAGGATGCAGAAGAGTGGATTGCTAAGAATGAATTAATAAATCCGGCTACCAATATGGCTATTGTTATTAATGGTGCAGCTGTTGGGAGTATTGGGGTGTGTTTAAAAGAAGATGTTGCCCGAATAAATGCTGAAATTGGTTTCTGGCTTGGTGAAAAGTATTGGAATAGAAGTATTATGACGGATGCTGTTACGGCATTCATTGATTATGTTTTTGACAATTTCGATATTGTGAGAATATATGCGGAAGTATTTGAATACAACCAAGCTTCAATTAGTGTGCTAAAAAAGGCGGGATTTATTGAAGAAGCTATTTTAAGGTTTAGCATAATCAAAAATGATGAAATTATGGATGCTTACGTGCTCTCCATATTAAAAGATTAG
- a CDS encoding nicotinamide mononucleotide adenylyltransferase: MREILDTKRKALKINLNEQIYGTFAEIGAGQEVARNFFLAGAASGTVAKSMSAYDMAFSDAIYGVEECGRYVSQSRLEKMLDHEYVLLPERLTTDKYKNRTFFAFANTVTTINYAKTNEAHGWIGLRFQLRPKSEPNEILFHVRLLDNEAMLQQNVLGILGVNLVYAAFYHHDDPKLMIESLADNLFADSVEIDMISVKGPDFEQVNNLLLNMYLIVKGFSAAAIFGPEGQVYQAKNLLYKKDVIIYRRRYGQKAPIDKEKLGKAIEYIKKNENIVDEDLIVLTEITLNDTIHDVDGELALDEFVKRTEELLARKRTVIVSNFSRHNLLAQYIARCKARKVTILLNIANLVNVFNSENYDEGYSGKLLNYIGNLFRKNIQVYAFPHYSEKEKALLTTVNMPTSPEAKPLFEFLLLNRYIVDVKV, from the coding sequence ATGAGAGAAATCTTAGATACCAAGCGTAAAGCACTGAAAATTAATCTTAACGAGCAGATTTATGGAACTTTTGCAGAGATTGGCGCAGGACAAGAAGTAGCCCGTAACTTTTTCTTGGCCGGAGCAGCCTCTGGAACTGTTGCTAAAAGTATGTCGGCCTATGACATGGCTTTTAGTGACGCGATTTATGGAGTGGAGGAGTGCGGTCGTTATGTTTCGCAATCAAGGTTGGAGAAAATGCTGGACCATGAATACGTACTGTTGCCTGAGCGTTTAACAACTGATAAATATAAGAATCGTACGTTCTTTGCTTTTGCTAATACAGTGACTACAATTAACTACGCAAAAACTAATGAAGCACATGGTTGGATTGGATTACGATTTCAGCTAAGGCCTAAATCGGAACCCAACGAAATTCTTTTTCACGTGCGTTTACTCGATAATGAAGCGATGTTGCAACAGAATGTATTGGGGATTTTAGGAGTAAACCTAGTTTATGCGGCTTTTTATCATCATGATGATCCAAAGCTGATGATTGAATCATTGGCAGATAACCTATTCGCTGATTCAGTTGAAATAGATATGATCAGTGTGAAAGGACCAGATTTTGAGCAGGTTAATAACCTGTTGCTCAATATGTATTTAATTGTTAAAGGTTTCTCTGCTGCCGCAATTTTTGGTCCTGAAGGTCAGGTGTACCAGGCGAAAAACCTGTTGTACAAAAAAGACGTGATAATTTACAGAAGACGTTATGGGCAAAAGGCTCCTATAGATAAGGAAAAGCTGGGCAAAGCAATTGAATACATTAAAAAGAATGAAAATATTGTTGATGAAGATCTAATTGTGCTTACAGAAATTACTTTGAACGATACTATTCATGATGTTGATGGTGAGCTCGCTTTGGATGAATTTGTAAAAAGGACTGAAGAACTTCTGGCCCGTAAACGCACGGTTATAGTATCAAACTTTAGCAGGCATAATTTGTTGGCCCAATATATTGCCCGTTGTAAAGCGCGTAAGGTTACCATCTTGCTAAACATTGCCAATCTGGTTAATGTTTTTAATTCTGAAAATTATGATGAGGGATATAGTGGAAAACTGCTAAACTATATTGGTAACCTGTTCAGGAAAAATATTCAGGTTTATGCATTTCCGCATTACTCTGAAAAAGAAAAGGCTCTTCTTACTACTGTGAATATGCCAACATCACCAGAGGCTAAGCCCTTGTTCGAATTTTTATTATTGAACCGATATATTGTAGATGTAAAAGTATAA
- a CDS encoding metal-dependent hydrolase codes for MKFTYFGHSCFLIETEGKSLLFDPFITGNELAKNIDINSIKADYILISHAHSDHTADVEFIARNTGAKIISSFEIVSHYQKLGFEGHPMNFGGKWNFDFGQVKMVQAMHSSSFADGSYGGAAGGFIITIEGKSIYYSGDTALFSDMELFGKMHNISWAILPIGDNFTMDTEQALMAANMLSCDQIIGVHYDTFGYIVIDHDKAKELFTSNGKELHLLNVGQWINLSTNGSAVSELSKENYMEQ; via the coding sequence ATGAAGTTCACTTATTTTGGCCATTCTTGCTTTTTAATTGAAACTGAAGGAAAATCACTTTTGTTCGACCCTTTTATAACCGGCAACGAACTTGCAAAAAATATTGATATAAACAGTATAAAGGCAGACTATATCCTTATTTCTCATGCCCATAGTGACCATACAGCTGATGTTGAGTTTATTGCCAGAAACACCGGGGCCAAAATCATCTCTTCGTTTGAAATAGTTAGTCATTACCAAAAACTTGGCTTTGAAGGCCATCCTATGAATTTCGGGGGAAAATGGAATTTTGACTTTGGACAGGTAAAAATGGTTCAAGCAATGCATAGCAGCAGCTTTGCTGATGGTAGTTATGGCGGTGCCGCAGGAGGTTTTATAATAACAATTGAAGGAAAATCAATTTATTATTCGGGTGATACAGCTCTATTCTCTGACATGGAACTTTTTGGCAAAATGCATAATATAAGCTGGGCCATTTTACCTATTGGGGATAATTTCACCATGGACACAGAGCAAGCCCTAATGGCTGCTAACATGCTTAGCTGCGACCAAATAATTGGAGTTCACTATGATACTTTCGGTTATATTGTAATTGACCATGATAAGGCCAAAGAGCTTTTTACTTCTAATGGTAAGGAACTCCATTTATTAAATGTTGGTCAGTGGATAAACCTTAGCACTAACGGAAGTGCTGTCTCAGAGCTCAGCAAAGAAAACTATATGGAACAATAA
- a CDS encoding MFS transporter, with the protein MTDQSSKFWSRTTLLSLFIGYCGYYLCRSNLSIAAPLIIREYSDEGITKEVIGQISSVGLIFYVIGKVINGLLGDYLGGRKIFIWGMLGAVLATAFFSLGSGIAVFITAWSFNRFIQSMGWGGLVKTTSNWISYKSYGKAMAFLSLSYLVGDIAAKLILGELVNYNLSWQQLFYVSGAMLLIIAIIISLTLKDKPEEIGLTAPESNPASLFAEADNSDEQLTFNQLIRCYFKSKSFWLVLTISFGLTGIREAFNFWLPTYLFESAALSEGQASKLSSLYPLCGVGSILLAGYLSDTVFKGKRGLMIVIATVSVSFLLPLMAHKFETATLPLVLISAIGLLLLGPYSLLAGAISLDLGGKKGASTASGIIDAVGYTGGTLTVWLTGVTAEHQGWSDAFKLLAVLAIISALAALVFYWRKERIPNSLVDDIAPPISA; encoded by the coding sequence ATGACTGATCAATCATCAAAGTTTTGGAGCAGAACAACCCTGCTTAGCCTTTTCATTGGGTATTGTGGCTACTACCTATGCCGTTCGAATTTATCAATTGCCGCTCCATTAATAATTCGTGAATACAGTGATGAAGGAATCACTAAAGAGGTAATCGGTCAAATTTCTTCTGTTGGGTTGATTTTTTATGTTATAGGCAAAGTGATCAATGGTTTATTAGGAGATTATCTGGGTGGAAGAAAGATCTTTATATGGGGCATGTTGGGAGCAGTACTTGCAACAGCCTTCTTTAGTTTGGGTAGTGGTATAGCTGTTTTTATTACAGCTTGGTCTTTTAACCGCTTTATCCAGTCGATGGGCTGGGGAGGATTGGTAAAAACCACTTCTAACTGGATTTCCTATAAGTCATATGGCAAGGCGATGGCCTTTTTGAGCTTGAGTTATTTAGTTGGTGATATTGCAGCCAAACTCATTTTGGGAGAATTGGTAAACTATAATCTTTCATGGCAACAACTGTTTTATGTATCGGGAGCAATGTTATTGATTATCGCGATTATCATCAGCCTTACTTTAAAAGACAAACCCGAAGAAATTGGCTTAACTGCTCCCGAGTCAAATCCAGCCAGTTTATTTGCCGAAGCAGATAATTCCGATGAACAACTGACATTCAACCAATTAATACGTTGTTACTTTAAAAGTAAGTCCTTTTGGTTGGTATTAACTATTTCATTCGGACTAACGGGCATACGGGAAGCATTTAATTTTTGGCTGCCAACCTATTTGTTTGAATCTGCAGCTTTGTCTGAAGGACAAGCTTCAAAACTCAGCTCTTTGTATCCTTTGTGTGGAGTTGGGTCAATTCTACTGGCTGGATACTTATCAGACACCGTTTTTAAAGGAAAACGTGGATTAATGATCGTAATTGCTACAGTATCTGTTTCTTTTTTATTGCCTTTGATGGCTCATAAGTTTGAAACAGCCACCTTACCTCTTGTATTAATTTCTGCAATTGGCTTATTGCTACTTGGCCCATATTCACTTTTAGCAGGTGCCATTTCATTGGATTTAGGTGGAAAAAAGGGTGCATCCACTGCTTCAGGAATTATTGATGCCGTGGGATATACCGGTGGAACACTTACTGTTTGGCTAACAGGCGTAACTGCCGAACACCAAGGTTGGTCAGATGCATTTAAGCTATTAGCTGTTTTAGCAATAATCAGTGCGTTGGCAGCTTTAGTATTCTACTGGAGAAAAGAACGCATTCCAAACTCTTTAGTTGATGATATAGCTCCTCCCATATCGGCATAA
- a CDS encoding galactokinase, with translation MENKLNIEFEKVFEKEVEHHFFCPGRVNLIGEHIDYNGGKVLPCAISLGSHLLVARNNTGTLRFRSLNFEEKADIILADSYTKSGKDWYNYPLGVIHLLSKNHKFEGLDLLFYGNLPTGAGLSSSASIEVLTAYAFDRIFKLGINKLDLVKIAKQAENEFIGVNCGIMDQFAVAFGEKDKALELNCDTIEYNAVPFNLGEYSLAIINTNKPRKLAESKYNERFTECRTALADLQKQLEIQHLCDLNSLQLDAHLDLIKSFTIAKRAQHVVAENERVYKSIEAMSKSDLESFGKLMYASHDSLRNLYEVTGQELDTVVEYCKKNTDVLGARMTGAGFGGCAIALVKSNKFDKFTSELEAYYNDKIGYKPSVFKSAIGEGVRAL, from the coding sequence ATGGAGAATAAGTTGAACATTGAATTTGAGAAAGTATTTGAAAAAGAAGTTGAACATCATTTTTTCTGCCCAGGAAGGGTAAATTTAATTGGAGAGCATATTGATTACAATGGTGGGAAAGTGCTTCCATGTGCAATTTCCTTGGGATCACATTTGCTTGTAGCACGTAACAACACAGGAACTCTCCGTTTTAGAAGTCTCAATTTTGAAGAAAAAGCTGATATTATTTTAGCAGATTCATACACTAAATCAGGAAAAGACTGGTATAATTATCCACTAGGTGTTATTCACCTGTTAAGCAAAAACCATAAGTTTGAAGGTCTTGATTTATTGTTTTACGGTAACTTACCGACCGGAGCAGGCTTGTCGTCTTCAGCCTCCATTGAAGTACTTACAGCTTATGCTTTCGACCGGATCTTTAAGTTAGGAATTAACAAACTTGACCTAGTTAAAATTGCAAAGCAGGCCGAAAATGAGTTTATAGGTGTAAACTGCGGCATTATGGACCAGTTTGCGGTTGCGTTCGGCGAGAAAGACAAGGCTTTAGAACTTAACTGTGACACAATTGAATATAATGCAGTTCCTTTTAATTTGGGAGAGTATTCTTTAGCCATTATCAACACAAACAAGCCAAGAAAACTTGCAGAATCAAAATATAACGAGCGTTTTACCGAATGCCGTACCGCATTAGCCGACTTGCAAAAACAGCTTGAAATTCAGCATTTATGTGATTTAAATTCTCTTCAACTTGATGCTCATTTAGATTTAATTAAAAGCTTCACTATCGCAAAACGTGCTCAGCACGTTGTAGCCGAAAATGAGCGTGTATATAAATCAATTGAGGCCATGTCAAAAAGCGATTTAGAATCATTCGGAAAGTTGATGTATGCTTCACATGATTCACTCCGTAATTTATATGAAGTAACAGGTCAAGAGTTGGATACTGTTGTTGAATATTGCAAGAAAAACACTGATGTGTTAGGTGCTCGTATGACAGGAGCCGGTTTTGGCGGTTGTGCTATTGCTCTGGTAAAAAGCAATAAGTTCGATAAGTTTACTTCTGAATTAGAAGCGTATTACAATGATAAGATTGGTTATAAACCATCAGTATTTAAAAGCGCAATTGGCGAAGGCGTTAGAGCTTTATAA